Proteins found in one Corynebacterium freneyi genomic segment:
- the dprA gene encoding DNA-processing protein DprA produces MTRARRAWAYLARTVEGPHPSLNVLLGEVGPEEAAERVKRRVGLPRDLAGATETRYHRDQSDEDLAAAERHGFRLVTPEDDEWPVDAIQQFLGSTATGPEAAPPHALWVRGGELGSLFDDSVAMVGTRAATSYGTRMTERLAAGVARAGATIVSGGALGIDAVAHRTALEAGGRTVVVAACGPGVDYPVSHVDLFRRIGATAKHGAIVTEYPPGVRPARHRFLTRNRLVAGLTGATVLVEAGWRSGARNTAGWARSMNRPVGAVPGPATAASSTGCHDAIRQGDAVLVTSPEHILGLYRGVGAVDEDAQLELDWAADPVQALGRNELRVYDATPMAGVGEGRGADTAAIAAEAALTLPLTMHLLLALEGKGLVVREGSTWRRAR; encoded by the coding sequence ATGACGCGGGCGCGCCGGGCGTGGGCGTATCTGGCGCGGACGGTCGAGGGGCCGCATCCGTCGCTGAACGTGTTGTTGGGAGAAGTCGGGCCGGAGGAGGCCGCCGAACGCGTCAAACGACGGGTCGGGTTGCCGCGGGATCTGGCGGGGGCGACGGAAACCCGGTACCACCGGGATCAATCGGACGAGGACCTGGCCGCCGCCGAGCGGCACGGGTTCCGTCTGGTCACCCCCGAAGACGACGAATGGCCCGTAGACGCGATCCAACAATTCCTCGGGTCGACCGCCACGGGGCCGGAGGCCGCGCCACCGCATGCGTTGTGGGTGCGGGGCGGCGAGTTGGGTTCGCTTTTCGACGACTCCGTGGCGATGGTCGGCACCCGGGCCGCCACGTCCTACGGCACCCGGATGACCGAGCGATTGGCGGCGGGCGTGGCCCGTGCGGGGGCGACGATCGTCAGCGGCGGGGCGCTCGGCATCGACGCGGTGGCGCACCGGACGGCGCTGGAAGCCGGCGGTCGGACAGTCGTGGTCGCCGCATGCGGTCCGGGGGTCGACTACCCGGTGTCGCACGTGGACCTGTTCCGGCGGATCGGGGCGACGGCGAAACACGGGGCGATCGTCACCGAGTACCCGCCGGGGGTCAGGCCGGCCCGGCACAGGTTCCTCACCCGCAACCGTTTGGTGGCCGGGCTGACCGGGGCGACGGTGCTGGTGGAGGCGGGGTGGCGCTCGGGGGCGCGCAACACCGCCGGGTGGGCCAGAAGCATGAACCGTCCGGTCGGGGCGGTTCCGGGGCCGGCGACGGCGGCGTCGTCCACGGGTTGCCACGATGCGATTCGGCAGGGGGACGCGGTGCTGGTGACCAGTCCGGAGCACATTCTCGGCCTGTACCGGGGCGTCGGCGCCGTCGACGAGGACGCGCAGCTGGAGTTGGATTGGGCCGCCGATCCCGTGCAGGCGCTGGGCCGCAACGAACTGCGGGTCTACGACGCCACCCCGATGGCCGGGGTCGGGGAAGGCCGGGGTGCCGATACGGCGGCCATCGCGGCAGAGGCGGCGCTGACGTTGCCGTTGACCATGCATCTGCTGCTGGCCCTGGAGGGAAAGGGCCTGGTGGTCCGTGAGGGGAGTACGTGGCGAAGGGCGAGGTAG
- a CDS encoding YifB family Mg chelatase-like AAA ATPase, translating to MSVGRSVSVALQGLDGVVVAVEADVGPGLPGMHIGGLGDAAVAEARDRVRTAAVNSGLTWPRTKVVVSMSPASLRKHGSSFDLSIVCAVLSSGLDDGDEARGRLERTALLGEVGLDGTVRPVQGILPAVIAARDAGLRWVVVPAGNLDEAALVGGIAVGGVSTLAQLWRWALTGDGVDAPGEGRRAVVTQELPDMRDIHGQDEARRALEVVAAGGHHVFLTGPPGTGKSMLAARLPGILPPLAEAEALEVTAVHSVSGRIGAHEGGLITRPPFVAPHHTVTAAALLGGGSGVPKPGAMSLAHGGVLFLDEVTLMPARVLDALRTPLERGEVTLLRSRHQVRYPCRVQLVMAANPCPCGAAEPGECTCPPGARRRHMAAVSGPLRDRIDVQLSIHPRHSVVRPEPGEESAAIRERVIAARDRARARWTAMGIEAAGANSSVPGPVLRRNAPADDAGMAYLECRLADRSVTQRGVDRALRVAWTLADLDGRERPTLEDVAAACGLHAPTDGEVAA from the coding sequence ATGAGCGTCGGCAGGTCGGTGTCGGTGGCGTTGCAGGGGCTCGACGGGGTCGTCGTCGCGGTGGAGGCCGACGTGGGCCCGGGATTGCCCGGTATGCACATCGGCGGATTGGGGGACGCCGCCGTGGCCGAGGCGCGGGATCGCGTGCGCACCGCGGCGGTGAACTCGGGGTTGACGTGGCCGCGGACCAAGGTGGTGGTGTCGATGTCTCCGGCCAGCCTGCGCAAGCACGGGTCGTCGTTCGACCTGTCCATCGTGTGCGCGGTGCTGTCCTCCGGGCTCGACGACGGCGACGAGGCGCGCGGTCGGCTCGAACGCACGGCGCTGCTCGGGGAAGTCGGGCTCGACGGGACGGTGCGGCCGGTGCAGGGAATCCTGCCCGCCGTCATCGCCGCCCGGGACGCGGGACTGCGGTGGGTGGTCGTGCCCGCCGGCAATCTCGACGAGGCGGCGTTGGTCGGGGGAATCGCCGTGGGAGGGGTGTCCACCCTGGCGCAGTTGTGGCGGTGGGCGCTCACGGGTGACGGGGTGGATGCGCCCGGTGAGGGGCGGCGGGCCGTCGTCACGCAAGAACTGCCGGACATGCGGGACATCCACGGCCAAGACGAGGCGCGCCGGGCGCTGGAGGTCGTCGCGGCCGGCGGGCACCACGTGTTCCTGACGGGGCCGCCCGGAACCGGCAAATCGATGCTCGCGGCGCGGCTGCCGGGGATCCTGCCGCCGCTGGCGGAGGCCGAGGCACTGGAGGTGACGGCCGTGCATTCGGTGTCGGGGCGCATCGGGGCGCACGAAGGCGGGCTGATCACCCGGCCGCCGTTCGTGGCGCCGCATCATACGGTGACTGCGGCGGCGCTGCTCGGCGGAGGATCGGGCGTGCCGAAACCCGGGGCGATGAGCCTCGCGCATGGCGGGGTGCTGTTCCTCGATGAGGTGACGCTCATGCCCGCCCGGGTGCTCGACGCGCTGCGCACCCCGCTGGAGCGCGGGGAAGTCACGCTGCTGCGATCGCGACACCAGGTGCGGTACCCCTGCCGCGTGCAACTGGTGATGGCCGCCAACCCCTGTCCCTGCGGTGCCGCCGAGCCGGGGGAGTGCACGTGTCCGCCCGGGGCGCGGCGTCGGCACATGGCCGCGGTGTCGGGGCCGCTGCGCGACCGCATCGACGTGCAGCTGTCCATCCACCCGCGGCATTCCGTCGTGAGGCCGGAGCCGGGCGAGGAATCGGCGGCGATCCGCGAGCGGGTGATCGCGGCGCGGGACCGGGCGCGCGCACGATGGACGGCGATGGGCATCGAGGCGGCGGGGGCGAATTCCTCGGTGCCCGGACCGGTGCTGCGCAGAAACGCACCGGCCGACGATGCGGGGATGGCGTACCTGGAATGCCGACTGGCGGACCGGAGCGTCACCCAACGCGGCGTCGACAGGGCGCTGCGGGTCGCCTGGACGCTCGCGGACCTCGACGGACGGGAGCGGCCGACCCTCGAGGACGTGGCCGCGGCGTGTGGCCTGCATGCCCCGACCGACGGCGAGGTGGCGGCATGA
- a CDS encoding DUF2469 domain-containing protein, translated as MSAEDLDNYEAEVELSLYKEYRDVVSQFAYVVETERRFYLANAVELIPHNSGGEVYFELRMSDAWVWDMYRPARFVRYVRVITFKDVNIEELDKPDLRLPD; from the coding sequence GTGAGCGCCGAAGATCTGGACAACTACGAAGCCGAAGTCGAGCTGTCCCTCTACAAGGAATACCGCGACGTGGTCAGCCAGTTCGCCTACGTCGTCGAGACGGAGCGGCGGTTCTACCTGGCCAACGCCGTCGAACTGATCCCGCACAACTCCGGTGGCGAGGTCTACTTCGAGCTGCGCATGTCCGACGCGTGGGTGTGGGACATGTACCGCCCGGCGCGTTTCGTGCGCTACGTCCGCGTGATCACGTTCAAGGACGTCAACATCGAAGAGCTGGACAAGCCGGATCTGCGCCTGCCGGACTGA
- a CDS encoding ribonuclease HII, giving the protein MRRLAQDRMYEVALDKRGFGPVAGVDEAGRGACAGPIVIAACVLPRRTIPELAALTDSKALSPAARERLFPIIRRFATATSTVVISAGEIDARGIQHANISGMRRAVAKLPVRPGYVLTDAMTVPGLESPHLPMIGGDAAARCIAAASVVAKVTRDRIMFELDAQLPGYGLAGHKGYGTAAHMAAVEMLGASREHRMSYANVAAAHRRHRRQDA; this is encoded by the coding sequence TGGACAAGCGCGGGTTCGGTCCGGTCGCCGGGGTCGACGAAGCGGGGCGGGGCGCCTGCGCCGGCCCGATCGTCATCGCCGCCTGCGTGTTGCCGCGCCGCACCATCCCGGAGCTGGCGGCCCTCACCGATTCCAAGGCACTGTCGCCCGCGGCCCGCGAGCGCCTGTTCCCGATCATCCGACGCTTTGCGACGGCCACGTCCACCGTCGTCATCTCCGCCGGGGAAATCGACGCCCGGGGCATCCAGCACGCGAATATCTCGGGAATGCGGCGGGCCGTCGCAAAGCTCCCGGTGCGCCCGGGATACGTGCTCACCGACGCGATGACCGTGCCCGGGCTGGAATCGCCCCATTTGCCGATGATCGGGGGCGACGCGGCGGCCCGATGCATCGCCGCCGCGAGTGTCGTCGCAAAAGTGACGAGGGATCGCATTATGTTTGAGCTCGATGCGCAACTGCCGGGTTACGGTCTGGCCGGGCACAAGGGCTACGGCACCGCCGCGCACATGGCCGCAGTGGAGATGCTCGGCGCGAGCCGGGAACACCGGATGAGTTACGCCAACGTGGCGGCGGCGCACCGGCGCCACCGCCGACAAGATGCATGA
- a CDS encoding YraN family protein: MTRAGRKKQAERRRLGAAGETAAVGFLKGRGLTLIGTNVRVGRDELDAVFLDGDAVVVVEVKTRSTAMMGDGLAAVTGRKMRSLRRGVARWLRETGRDCDHVRFDVVDVRPAGGELTLEWFRGVA, from the coding sequence ATGACGCGAGCAGGACGGAAAAAACAAGCGGAGCGGCGACGACTCGGCGCGGCGGGAGAGACCGCGGCGGTGGGGTTCCTGAAAGGGCGGGGGCTGACGCTGATCGGGACCAATGTCCGGGTGGGCCGGGACGAACTCGATGCGGTGTTCCTGGACGGTGATGCGGTGGTCGTCGTCGAGGTGAAGACCCGGTCGACGGCCATGATGGGCGACGGTCTGGCGGCGGTGACCGGGCGGAAGATGCGTTCGCTGCGCCGGGGCGTCGCCCGATGGCTGCGGGAGACGGGGAGGGACTGCGATCACGTGCGTTTCGACGTCGTCGACGTCAGGCCCGCCGGCGGGGAATTGACCCTCGAGTGGTTCCGGGGCGTGGCGTAG